One window of Microbacterium sediminis genomic DNA carries:
- a CDS encoding aldo/keto reductase: MAEAKRFRTTDDIDDLHRPYAAAHDRYARNDYRQVGGTGLYLPPISLGLWWNFGDNVPIDNQRRLLRHAFDRGITHFDLANNYGPPYGSAEKNFGRIFAEDFRPYRDELIISSKAGYDMWPGPYGDRGSRKYLLASAEQSLTRMGLEYVDIFYSHREDPQTPLEETIGALDTLVRQGKALYAGISSYSAAATAEAKAIARSLGTPLVIHQPSYNILDRWIEDGVTDVLAREGMGAIAFVPLAQGRLTSKYLGDGTAERAQQRRSLPAGRLPQRALELLRGLDEIARERDQSLAQMALQWVLRDPVVASALIGASRTEQIDENLGALDAPALTAEELERIDALVDGAGPEVWTEPASTE; the protein is encoded by the coding sequence GTGGCCGAGGCGAAGCGATTCCGCACGACCGACGACATCGACGATCTCCACCGCCCGTACGCGGCGGCGCACGATCGCTACGCCCGTAACGATTACCGTCAGGTGGGCGGGACCGGGCTGTACCTGCCCCCGATCTCGCTGGGGCTGTGGTGGAACTTCGGCGACAACGTGCCGATCGACAACCAGCGGCGCCTGCTGCGGCACGCCTTCGATCGCGGCATCACGCACTTCGATCTCGCGAACAACTACGGGCCGCCCTACGGCTCGGCCGAAAAGAACTTCGGCCGCATCTTCGCCGAGGACTTCCGCCCGTACCGCGACGAGCTCATCATCTCGTCCAAGGCCGGGTACGACATGTGGCCCGGGCCGTACGGCGACCGCGGCTCGCGCAAGTACCTCCTCGCCAGCGCCGAGCAGTCGCTCACCCGGATGGGTCTGGAGTACGTCGACATCTTCTACTCCCACCGCGAGGACCCGCAGACGCCGCTCGAGGAGACGATCGGCGCGCTCGACACGCTCGTGCGGCAGGGCAAGGCGCTGTACGCGGGCATCTCGTCGTACTCGGCCGCCGCCACCGCGGAGGCCAAGGCCATCGCCCGGTCCCTGGGCACGCCGCTGGTGATCCACCAGCCGTCGTACAACATCCTCGACCGCTGGATCGAGGACGGCGTGACCGACGTGCTGGCCCGCGAGGGGATGGGCGCGATCGCGTTCGTGCCGCTCGCGCAGGGGCGCCTGACGTCGAAGTACCTCGGCGACGGCACCGCCGAGCGCGCGCAGCAGCGCCGCTCGCTGCCGGCCGGCCGCCTGCCGCAGCGCGCCCTCGAGCTGCTGCGTGGGCTCGACGAGATCGCGCGCGAGCGCGACCAGTCCCTCGCCCAGATGGCCCTCCAGTGGGTGCTGCGCGACCCCGTGGTCGCGTCGGCGCTCATCGGCGCCTCGCGCACCGAGCAGATCGACGAGAACCTCGGAGCGCTCGATGCCCCCGCCCTGACCGCCGAGGAACTGGAGCGCATCGACGCCCTCGTCGACGGCGCCGGCCCCGAGGTGTGGACCGAGCCCGCGAGCACGGAATGA
- a CDS encoding 4-(cytidine 5'-diphospho)-2-C-methyl-D-erythritol kinase: MSLAETFAPVRVRAPGKINVFLEVGYLQDDGYHELATAFQAVSLFEDVVASPAEGFSMAVTGSVALDGVPVDDRNLALRAARLLAAETGYEGGVHLDVHKQVPVAGGMGGGSADAAAALVACDALWETGLSSTDLQRLAARLGADVPFALMGGTAIGAGRGDRLSPALARGRFDWVLVVSDEGVSTPAVYGELDRHRERHRVDIGPIRDVPEVDADVLHALRAGDARMLASSLRNDLQAATLHLRPDLAPVLEQGEEWGALAGIVSGSGPTLAFLCGSPQEALDLQTRLSGAGHEALHVHGPVHGARVVP; this comes from the coding sequence ATGAGCCTCGCCGAGACCTTCGCCCCGGTGCGGGTGCGCGCGCCCGGTAAGATCAACGTGTTCCTCGAGGTCGGCTACCTCCAGGACGACGGCTACCACGAGCTCGCGACCGCGTTCCAGGCGGTGTCGCTCTTCGAGGACGTCGTCGCCAGCCCTGCCGAGGGCTTCTCGATGGCCGTGACGGGCTCGGTCGCGCTCGACGGCGTGCCCGTCGACGACCGCAACCTCGCCCTGCGCGCCGCCCGCCTGCTCGCGGCCGAGACCGGCTACGAGGGCGGCGTGCACCTCGACGTGCACAAGCAGGTGCCCGTGGCGGGCGGCATGGGCGGCGGATCGGCCGACGCGGCAGCGGCGCTCGTGGCCTGCGACGCGCTGTGGGAGACGGGCCTGTCGTCGACCGACCTGCAGCGCCTCGCCGCGCGGCTGGGCGCCGACGTGCCGTTCGCGCTCATGGGCGGCACGGCGATCGGCGCCGGCCGCGGCGACCGCCTCAGCCCGGCGCTGGCCCGGGGCCGCTTCGACTGGGTGCTCGTCGTGAGCGACGAGGGCGTCTCGACCCCCGCCGTGTACGGCGAGCTCGACCGTCATCGCGAGCGGCACCGCGTCGACATCGGCCCCATCCGCGACGTTCCCGAGGTCGACGCCGACGTGTTGCACGCGCTGCGCGCCGGGGACGCCCGCATGCTGGCGTCGTCGCTGCGCAACGACCTGCAGGCGGCCACGCTGCACCTGCGGCCGGACCTGGCCCCCGTGCTGGAGCAGGGCGAGGAGTGGGGCGCGCTCGCCGGCATCGTCTCGGGCTCCGGGCCCACGCTGGCGTTCCTGTGCGGATCGCCCCAGGAGGCGCTCGACCTGCAGACGCGACTGAGCGGCGCCGGGCACGAGGCCCTGCACGTGCACGGCCCCGTGCACGGCGCCCGCGTGGTGCCCTGA
- a CDS encoding ABC transporter permease — protein MNLVLDALAWLFSPDRLSGSNALPAAVLAHLFYTFVSVAIAAAIAIPLGWLIGHTGRGREFAVALSGAARAIPSFGLILLLVLLLGVTRKPEAAIIAFVLLAIPSILAGAYTGLEAIDRHTIDAGRAMGMTGWQVLWRIEAPLGLSLLVGGLRSAVLQVVATATLAAYVNLGGLGYDIIQGIQLRRFDQVLGGAIVVALLALVLDGVFALLQRAARPRGSAHPHTP, from the coding sequence ATGAACCTCGTGCTCGACGCCCTCGCGTGGCTGTTCTCGCCGGATCGGCTCAGCGGGTCGAACGCCCTGCCCGCCGCCGTGCTGGCGCACCTGTTCTACACATTCGTGTCCGTCGCGATCGCCGCGGCCATCGCCATCCCGCTCGGATGGCTGATCGGGCATACGGGGCGGGGACGCGAGTTCGCGGTGGCCCTGTCGGGCGCGGCGCGGGCCATTCCGTCCTTCGGCCTGATCCTGCTCCTCGTGCTCCTGCTGGGCGTCACGCGCAAGCCCGAGGCGGCGATCATCGCCTTCGTGCTGCTGGCGATCCCCTCCATTCTTGCCGGGGCATACACCGGCCTCGAGGCGATCGACCGGCACACGATCGACGCCGGCCGCGCCATGGGCATGACCGGCTGGCAGGTGCTGTGGCGCATCGAGGCGCCGCTCGGGCTGTCGCTGCTCGTGGGCGGCCTGCGCTCGGCCGTGCTGCAGGTGGTGGCGACGGCCACCCTCGCGGCCTACGTGAACCTGGGCGGCCTCGGCTACGACATCATCCAGGGCATCCAGCTGCGCCGGTTCGACCAGGTGCTGGGCGGCGCGATCGTCGTCGCCCTGCTCGCCCTGGTGCTCGACGGCGTCTTCGCCCTGCTCCAGCGCGCGGCCCGCCCGCGCGGCTCCGCGCATCCCCACACCCCCTGA
- a CDS encoding ABC transporter ATP-binding protein: MIEFRSVRKEYADGVVAVADVSLVVPSHKTVVLVGSSGSGKTTLLRMVNRMVDPTSGAVLIDGEDVQDRDPVRLRRSIGYVMQSAGLLPHVRVIDNIATVPLLNGVPRAEARERALELMDTVGLDRALARRYPAQLSGGQQQRVGVARALASDPNILLMDEPFGAVDPIVRRELQQELLRLQAELGKTTVFVTHDVDEAFLLGDEVVILAERGRIVQQGSPAEILENPADDFVREFVGLVDGRREMTLRESAQGTVVVDGSGRVQGLLRAASRGGPGERSGS, translated from the coding sequence ATGATCGAGTTCCGATCCGTCCGCAAGGAGTACGCGGACGGGGTCGTCGCCGTGGCCGACGTGAGCCTCGTGGTGCCCTCGCACAAGACCGTCGTGCTCGTCGGCTCGTCCGGCTCGGGCAAGACCACGCTGCTGCGCATGGTGAACCGGATGGTCGATCCGACCAGCGGCGCCGTCCTCATCGACGGCGAGGACGTGCAGGATCGCGACCCGGTGCGGCTGCGGCGCAGCATCGGCTACGTGATGCAGAGCGCCGGCCTGCTGCCGCACGTGCGGGTGATCGACAACATCGCCACGGTACCGCTGCTCAACGGCGTGCCCCGGGCCGAGGCCCGCGAGCGCGCCCTCGAGCTCATGGACACCGTGGGCCTCGACCGCGCGCTCGCGCGGCGCTACCCGGCGCAGCTCTCCGGCGGGCAGCAGCAGCGCGTGGGCGTGGCGCGCGCGCTCGCCTCCGATCCGAACATCCTCCTCATGGACGAGCCCTTCGGCGCGGTCGACCCGATCGTGCGCCGCGAGCTGCAGCAGGAGCTGCTGCGCCTGCAGGCGGAGCTCGGCAAGACGACCGTGTTCGTCACCCACGACGTCGACGAGGCGTTCCTGCTCGGCGACGAGGTCGTGATCCTCGCCGAGCGCGGGCGGATCGTGCAGCAGGGCAGCCCGGCCGAGATCCTCGAGAACCCCGCCGACGACTTCGTGCGGGAGTTCGTGGGGCTGGTCGACGGACGCCGCGAGATGACCCTGCGCGAGAGCGCGCAGGGCACCGTCGTGGTCGACGGGTCCGGGCGGGTGCAGGGCCTGCTGCGCGCCGCATCGCGGGGCGGACCGGGGGAGCGGAGCGGGTCGTGA
- a CDS encoding LacI family DNA-binding transcriptional regulator produces the protein MEVRDRAPERGRVPSIRDVARLAGVSHQTVSRVLNDHPSIRPETKDRVLDAIAVLDYRPNRAARALVTSRSDVIGVLSATVGEFGPTSSMAAIEEAARVEGYSVTTLNLPDTGPDAIGAAVRQLVREQVSGIVVLAPQVRVFHVLRGLAIDVPFVSLQTASGATADTLSADQVAGARLATQHLIDLGHRDIVHLAGPQDWIEAESRMRGYLDALFDADLPTIPPIRGDWTADFGHFAGLELARRGDMTAVFAANDLMAIGLMHGFRDAGVDVPGDVSVVGFDDIPVAAHVWPTLTTIHQDFPELGRRAIALLLAEIRGEQRPVFGPLAPRMLTRDSSAAPGRR, from the coding sequence GTGGAAGTCCGAGATCGGGCGCCCGAGAGGGGGCGCGTTCCGAGCATCCGCGACGTCGCGCGCCTGGCCGGCGTCTCGCATCAGACGGTCTCGCGCGTCCTGAACGACCACCCCAGCATCCGGCCCGAGACCAAGGACCGCGTGCTCGACGCGATCGCCGTGCTCGACTACCGGCCCAACCGGGCCGCCCGCGCGCTCGTGACGAGCCGATCCGACGTGATCGGCGTGCTCTCGGCCACCGTGGGGGAGTTCGGGCCCACGTCGTCGATGGCCGCGATCGAGGAGGCCGCCCGCGTGGAGGGGTACTCGGTCACCACCCTCAACCTGCCCGACACGGGGCCCGACGCGATCGGCGCCGCCGTGCGTCAACTCGTGCGCGAGCAGGTGAGCGGCATCGTCGTGCTCGCGCCGCAGGTGCGCGTCTTCCACGTGCTGCGCGGCCTCGCGATCGACGTGCCGTTCGTCAGCCTGCAGACCGCGTCGGGGGCGACGGCGGACACGCTCTCGGCCGATCAGGTGGCCGGCGCCCGGCTCGCCACGCAGCACCTCATCGACCTCGGCCATCGCGACATCGTGCACCTGGCCGGGCCGCAGGACTGGATCGAGGCCGAGTCGCGCATGCGCGGCTACCTCGACGCGCTCTTCGACGCCGACCTGCCGACGATCCCGCCGATCCGCGGCGACTGGACGGCCGACTTCGGCCACTTCGCCGGGCTCGAGCTGGCCCGCCGCGGCGACATGACCGCGGTCTTCGCCGCCAACGACCTCATGGCCATCGGCCTCATGCACGGCTTCCGCGACGCGGGCGTCGACGTGCCGGGCGATGTGAGCGTGGTCGGCTTCGACGACATCCCCGTCGCCGCGCACGTGTGGCCGACGCTCACCACGATCCACCAGGACTTCCCCGAGCTTGGCCGCCGCGCGATCGCGCTGCTGCTGGCGGAGATCCGTGGCGAGCAGCGCCCCGTCTTCGGGCCCCTCGCGCCGCGCATGCTCACGCGCGACTCCTCGGCCGCGCCCGGCCGCCGCTGA
- a CDS encoding ABC transporter permease: MSWTIANLGLIAELTLEHLRQSLPPIAYGLLLAVPLGWVAHRFRRVRGLVLTVTGVLYTLPSLALLPLLPVVFGISALSPLNLVLALTIYAVAILVRSVADGFDSVDDDVRRAAVATGFGPLRRFWAVELPLAGPVILAGLRVAAVSTISLTTVGILIGVTNLGYLFTNGFQRRIVEELLAGVVAVALVALVVDLLLVLAGRVLLPWTAAAGGSSRARLATTGGHG; this comes from the coding sequence GTGAGCTGGACGATCGCGAACCTCGGACTCATCGCCGAGCTGACGCTGGAGCACCTGCGCCAGAGTCTGCCGCCGATCGCGTACGGCCTGCTGCTGGCCGTGCCGCTCGGGTGGGTCGCACATCGCTTCCGCCGGGTGCGCGGGCTCGTGCTCACGGTGACGGGCGTGCTCTACACGCTGCCGTCGCTCGCCCTGCTGCCGCTGCTGCCCGTGGTGTTCGGCATCAGCGCGCTGAGCCCGCTGAACCTCGTGCTGGCGCTGACGATCTATGCCGTCGCGATCCTCGTGCGCTCGGTGGCCGACGGCTTCGACTCCGTCGACGACGACGTGCGCCGCGCCGCCGTGGCGACCGGCTTCGGGCCGCTGCGCCGGTTCTGGGCCGTGGAGCTGCCGCTGGCCGGCCCCGTGATCCTCGCCGGGCTGCGCGTGGCGGCGGTGAGCACGATCTCGCTCACCACGGTCGGGATCCTCATCGGCGTCACCAACCTCGGCTACCTGTTCACGAACGGCTTCCAGCGCCGCATCGTCGAGGAGCTCCTCGCCGGCGTGGTGGCGGTGGCGCTCGTCGCGCTCGTCGTCGACCTGCTGCTCGTGCTGGCGGGGCGGGTGCTGCTGCCCTGGACGGCCGCCGCGGGCGGGTCGTCGCGCGCCCGCCTCGCGACCACCGGGGGGCACGGATGA
- a CDS encoding DUF427 domain-containing protein, with amino-acid sequence MTTPETDMSGGAMKALWRDHVVAEAPDDELVKVDGAWYFPPTAVDRDLLVESPTPYTCSWRGEIQYYSIEADGEVEPDAAWCYPTMPQEAIDRIGLDAREYIAFSPAVTLV; translated from the coding sequence GTGACCACGCCCGAAACCGACATGTCAGGAGGGGCGATGAAGGCACTGTGGCGCGACCACGTGGTCGCAGAGGCACCGGACGATGAGCTCGTGAAGGTCGACGGGGCCTGGTATTTCCCGCCGACGGCCGTCGACCGCGATCTGCTCGTCGAGTCGCCGACGCCGTACACGTGCAGCTGGCGCGGCGAGATCCAGTACTACTCGATCGAGGCCGACGGCGAGGTCGAACCGGATGCGGCGTGGTGCTACCCGACCATGCCGCAGGAGGCGATCGACCGGATCGGGCTGGACGCGCGGGAGTACATCGCGTTCTCGCCCGCGGTGACCCTGGTCTGA
- a CDS encoding ABC transporter substrate-binding protein, which yields MKTRQTLALASTALLGLALAGCASSDPLAPAGESPSDGGSGDTIVIGSQAYYSNEIIAEIYSQALQNAGFEVEEKFNIGQRDAYMPSLESGEIDLFPEYSGSLLQQQYDPETTARTPDDVYAALVEALPEGLTALEQSAASDQDSYTVTAAFAEEHGLETIADLADVEGELTLGGPPELEERPYGPAGAKEIYGLDLAFSATGDTTVEDLLAGTIQVADVFTADPRIQTEDLVPLEDPEGLFLASNVVPIASSDIADEIAEVIDPISAALTPEGLVALNVQSVEEQMSPEDIAAGWLEEQGLL from the coding sequence ATGAAGACACGTCAGACCCTCGCCCTCGCGAGCACGGCGCTGCTGGGCCTCGCGCTGGCCGGCTGCGCCTCGTCCGATCCGCTCGCGCCCGCCGGCGAGTCGCCCAGCGACGGCGGCTCCGGCGACACCATCGTCATCGGCTCGCAGGCGTACTACTCGAACGAGATCATCGCCGAGATCTACTCGCAGGCCCTCCAGAACGCCGGGTTCGAGGTCGAGGAGAAGTTCAACATCGGCCAGCGCGACGCCTACATGCCGTCGCTGGAGAGCGGCGAGATCGACCTGTTCCCCGAGTACAGCGGCAGCCTGCTGCAGCAGCAGTACGACCCGGAGACCACGGCGCGCACGCCCGACGACGTGTACGCCGCCCTCGTCGAGGCGCTGCCCGAGGGCCTCACGGCGCTCGAGCAGTCCGCCGCCTCCGACCAGGACTCCTACACCGTGACCGCGGCCTTCGCCGAGGAGCACGGGCTCGAGACGATCGCCGACCTCGCCGACGTCGAGGGCGAGCTCACCCTGGGCGGCCCGCCCGAGCTCGAGGAGCGCCCCTACGGGCCCGCCGGCGCGAAGGAGATCTACGGCCTGGACCTGGCGTTCTCGGCCACGGGCGACACCACCGTCGAGGATCTGCTCGCCGGCACGATCCAGGTCGCCGACGTGTTCACGGCCGACCCGCGCATCCAGACCGAGGACCTCGTGCCGCTCGAGGACCCCGAGGGCCTGTTCCTCGCCTCGAACGTGGTGCCGATCGCATCCAGCGACATCGCCGACGAGATCGCCGAGGTGATCGATCCGATCAGCGCCGCGCTCACCCCCGAGGGCCTCGTCGCGCTCAACGTGCAGAGCGTCGAGGAGCAGATGTCGCCCGAGGACATCGCCGCGGGCTGGCTGGAGGAGCAGGGCCTGCTCTGA
- the rsmA gene encoding 16S rRNA (adenine(1518)-N(6)/adenine(1519)-N(6))-dimethyltransferase RsmA, with the protein MTVTLLGPSEIRTLAARLDVTPTKKLGQNFVVDANTVRKIVHAARVTSDDRVVEVGPGLGSLTLAILETGATVTAVEIDHRLAAELPATARAHGVPDGALTVVDADALRVTELPGDPRVLVANLPYNVSVPVLLHFMETFPTIDRGVVMVQAEVGERLAAAPGSKVYGAPSAKAAWYGPWRLAGTVSRQVFWPVPNVDSVLVAFERDPEPRGTEAEREATFRIVDAAFQQRRKMLRQALSGVLGGSAAAASEVLERAGVEPTARGEALTIADFHRIARAL; encoded by the coding sequence ATGACCGTGACGCTGCTCGGCCCGTCGGAGATCCGCACCCTGGCCGCCCGACTCGACGTCACCCCCACGAAGAAGCTCGGGCAGAACTTCGTGGTCGACGCGAACACGGTGCGCAAGATCGTGCACGCGGCGCGCGTGACCTCCGACGATCGCGTGGTCGAGGTCGGTCCCGGTCTCGGATCGCTGACGCTCGCGATCCTCGAGACCGGCGCGACCGTGACGGCGGTCGAGATCGATCATCGCCTCGCCGCGGAGCTGCCGGCGACCGCGCGCGCCCACGGCGTCCCGGACGGGGCGTTGACCGTGGTCGACGCCGACGCGCTGCGGGTGACCGAGCTGCCGGGCGACCCTCGCGTGCTCGTGGCGAACCTGCCGTACAACGTCTCGGTGCCGGTGCTGCTGCACTTCATGGAGACCTTCCCCACGATCGACCGCGGCGTCGTCATGGTGCAGGCCGAGGTCGGCGAGCGCCTGGCGGCGGCCCCCGGCAGCAAGGTCTACGGGGCGCCGAGCGCGAAGGCCGCCTGGTACGGCCCGTGGCGCCTGGCCGGCACGGTGTCGCGGCAGGTGTTCTGGCCGGTGCCGAACGTGGACAGCGTGCTCGTCGCGTTCGAGCGCGACCCCGAGCCGCGCGGCACCGAGGCCGAGCGCGAGGCGACGTTCCGCATCGTCGACGCCGCGTTCCAGCAGCGCCGCAAGATGCTGCGGCAGGCGCTCTCCGGCGTGCTGGGCGGCTCCGCGGCGGCCGCCTCGGAGGTGCTCGAGCGGGCGGGCGTCGAGCCGACGGCGCGCGGCGAGGCGCTCACGATCGCCGACTTCCACCGGATCGCCCGGGCGCTCTGA